A genomic segment from Variovorax paradoxus B4 encodes:
- a CDS encoding N-acyl-D-amino-acid deacylase family protein, with protein MQKSVVVLAVLAALAVLSSAARAATDAPAELDLLLRGGTVYTGDSNEPVVGDVGIVGDRIVFAGRKAPAQFSARRTIDATGMVVAPGFIDAHTHANADLHSTDPRKRLNIPFLTQGVTTAVIGNDGFGGFDIAAQTQRLRSAPVGTNVAMYVGFGPVRIDQLGEANRAPTPEQLDAMRQHVSHAMCDGALGLSTGLFYPPQNFSKTEEVIELAKVAARHGGLYDSHIRDESMYNIGLKGSIEEVIRIGHEARLPVHVAHIKALGVDVQGQSGDIIRRIEKERAAGLDITADHYPWTASSTRFSAALVPPWAVDGGREAMLKRFDDAAVQERLRTGMRENLRLRGGPETILFSAGSTKYVGKTLADVAKASSADPVDAAIAVLRDGDLMIASFNQSDEDVRAFMKRPWVMTSSDSSLGHPRAYGTFARKYDQYVVKEHTISLGQFIRSSSSLTADTLGLKQRGHLRPGYYADVVVFDPARYAAKATYTQPALLSEGVVTVLVNGRLAVDAGKPTGVGAGQPLLRTPKAGSCT; from the coding sequence ATGCAGAAATCAGTTGTCGTGCTCGCCGTGCTCGCGGCCCTGGCAGTTCTCTCATCCGCAGCCCGTGCCGCGACCGATGCCCCGGCCGAGCTCGACCTGCTGCTGCGCGGCGGCACCGTCTACACGGGTGACTCGAACGAGCCCGTGGTGGGCGATGTCGGCATCGTGGGCGACCGCATCGTCTTCGCGGGCAGGAAGGCGCCGGCACAGTTCAGCGCGCGGCGAACCATCGATGCGACCGGCATGGTCGTGGCACCGGGCTTCATCGACGCACACACCCATGCCAACGCCGATCTGCATTCCACCGATCCACGCAAGCGCCTGAACATTCCCTTCCTCACCCAGGGCGTGACCACCGCGGTCATCGGCAACGACGGCTTCGGCGGCTTCGACATTGCCGCGCAGACGCAGCGCCTGCGATCGGCGCCCGTTGGAACCAACGTCGCCATGTACGTGGGCTTCGGCCCCGTGCGCATCGACCAGCTCGGCGAAGCCAACCGCGCGCCGACGCCCGAGCAGCTCGACGCCATGCGCCAGCACGTGAGCCACGCCATGTGCGACGGCGCGCTGGGGCTTTCGACCGGCCTTTTCTATCCGCCGCAGAATTTCTCGAAGACCGAGGAAGTGATCGAGCTCGCGAAGGTCGCGGCCCGCCACGGCGGGCTCTACGACAGCCACATCCGCGACGAGTCGATGTACAACATCGGGCTCAAGGGTTCCATCGAGGAAGTGATTCGCATCGGCCACGAAGCCCGCCTGCCGGTGCACGTGGCGCACATCAAGGCACTGGGCGTGGACGTGCAGGGCCAGAGCGGCGACATCATCCGCCGCATCGAGAAGGAGCGTGCCGCCGGCCTCGACATCACGGCCGACCACTATCCGTGGACGGCATCGAGCACACGCTTCTCGGCGGCCCTCGTGCCGCCCTGGGCGGTCGACGGCGGGCGCGAGGCAATGCTCAAGCGCTTCGACGACGCGGCCGTCCAGGAGCGCCTGCGAACCGGCATGCGCGAGAACCTGCGGCTGCGTGGCGGTCCGGAGACCATCCTGTTTTCAGCCGGCAGCACCAAGTACGTGGGCAAGACGCTCGCCGACGTGGCCAAGGCCTCGAGTGCCGATCCGGTGGATGCCGCCATCGCCGTGCTGCGCGACGGCGACCTGATGATCGCCTCGTTCAACCAGAGCGACGAAGACGTGCGCGCGTTCATGAAGCGGCCTTGGGTCATGACCTCGTCCGACTCCTCGCTGGGCCATCCGCGCGCCTACGGCACCTTCGCACGCAAGTACGACCAGTACGTGGTGAAGGAACACACGATCTCGCTGGGACAGTTCATCCGCAGCAGCTCGTCGCTGACCGCCGACACGCTGGGGCTGAAACAGCGCGGGCACCTGCGGCCGGGCTACTACGCCGACGTGGTCGTGTTCGACCCCGCACGCTATGCCGCCAAGGCCACGTACACGCAGCCGGCGCTGCTGTCGGAAGGCGTGGTCACGGTGCTGGTGAACGGCCGTCTGGCGGTGGATGCCGGCAAGCCCACTGGCGTTGGCGCAGGCCAGCCGTTGTTGCGCACGCCGAAGGCCGGCAGCTGCACCTGA
- a CDS encoding amidase, whose translation MSADVPSSLNELSAQELSAAYRDRRLSPVEVTQAVIAQIERWEPKLQATWLFRPEAALEQARASEARWQRGDALGPLDGVPATIKENIATRGDPMPAGTAAVDLKPAAADAPPAARLKEAGAVIVSKTTMPDYGMLSSGLSSFHTLARNPWDLSKTPGGSSAGAGAAAAAGYGPLHIGTDIGGSLRLPASWCGIFTLKPSLGRIPIDPPYMGRAAGPMTRSVGDAALMMQVLAKPDARDSMSLPAQDIDWESFDVSPDHLRGLRIGLLLDAGCGLAVEPEIQAAVEHAARLFEKAGAIVEPMQPFMSQAMLDGMDHLWRMRSLVDMKALRPDQRAKVLPYIREWAESAAEFSGEHVFRGFSQFHATRVATVQACARFDYVISPVSPNMPAAAEAPSPTNDPLRPLEHIGFTVPFNMSEQPASSVNCGYSASGLPIGLQIAGQRFDDLGVLRVSRAFEQIREPQRPWPAAH comes from the coding sequence ATGAGTGCCGACGTGCCATCCTCGCTGAACGAGCTTTCCGCCCAGGAACTTTCCGCCGCCTACCGCGACAGGCGCCTGTCCCCTGTCGAAGTCACGCAGGCCGTCATCGCGCAGATCGAGCGCTGGGAGCCGAAGCTGCAGGCCACCTGGCTCTTCAGGCCCGAAGCCGCGCTCGAGCAGGCGCGCGCTTCGGAAGCACGCTGGCAGCGCGGCGACGCGCTCGGTCCGCTGGACGGCGTGCCGGCCACCATCAAGGAGAACATCGCGACCCGCGGCGATCCGATGCCGGCCGGCACGGCCGCCGTCGACCTGAAGCCCGCGGCCGCCGATGCACCGCCCGCCGCGCGCCTGAAGGAAGCCGGGGCGGTGATCGTGAGCAAGACCACCATGCCGGACTACGGCATGCTGTCTTCGGGCCTCTCGAGCTTTCACACGCTGGCGCGCAACCCCTGGGACCTGAGCAAGACTCCCGGCGGTTCGAGCGCCGGTGCCGGTGCGGCTGCCGCCGCGGGCTACGGCCCGCTGCACATCGGCACCGACATCGGCGGCTCGCTGCGTCTGCCCGCGAGCTGGTGTGGCATCTTCACGCTCAAGCCGAGCCTGGGCCGCATTCCGATCGATCCGCCGTACATGGGCCGCGCGGCCGGCCCCATGACGCGCAGCGTCGGCGATGCCGCGCTGATGATGCAGGTGCTCGCCAAGCCCGATGCGCGCGACAGCATGAGCCTGCCGGCGCAGGACATCGACTGGGAGAGCTTCGACGTATCGCCCGACCACCTGCGCGGGCTGCGCATCGGCCTGCTGCTCGACGCGGGCTGCGGCCTGGCGGTCGAGCCCGAGATCCAGGCGGCGGTCGAGCATGCGGCGCGCCTGTTCGAAAAAGCCGGCGCAATCGTCGAACCCATGCAGCCGTTCATGTCGCAAGCCATGCTCGACGGCATGGACCATCTGTGGCGCATGCGCTCGCTGGTGGACATGAAGGCCCTGCGCCCCGACCAGCGCGCCAAGGTACTGCCCTACATCCGCGAGTGGGCCGAGAGCGCGGCCGAGTTCAGCGGCGAGCATGTGTTCCGCGGCTTCAGCCAGTTCCATGCAACACGCGTGGCCACGGTGCAGGCCTGTGCGCGTTTCGACTACGTGATCTCGCCGGTGTCGCCGAACATGCCCGCGGCCGCGGAGGCGCCTTCGCCGACCAACGATCCGCTGCGGCCGCTGGAGCACATCGGCTTCACGGTGCCGTTCAACATGTCGGAACAGCCGGCTTCCTCGGTGAACTGCGGATACTCTGCGAGCGGGCTGCCGATCGGGCTTCAGATTGCAGGGCAGCGCTTCGACGACCTCGGCGTGCTGCGCGTGTCGCGTGCGTTCGAGCAGATCAGGGAGCCGCAGCGGCCCTGGCCTGCGGCGCATTGA
- a CDS encoding helix-turn-helix domain-containing protein, whose protein sequence is MRQTELHLTEKDRAIIEEIRRKGIHHSREVNRAHALWCLDRGIPEAQIMDVLGIGRTALWRTRSAYLQGGVDLAVFDVARSGRPRQYDTDAEARVTALACSAAPEGRQRWTIVELERAARQELGLGNVSRETVRRMLKKTISSPGDG, encoded by the coding sequence ATGCGCCAGACCGAACTGCATTTGACCGAGAAGGATCGGGCGATCATCGAGGAGATTCGACGCAAGGGAATCCATCATTCGCGCGAAGTGAACCGGGCGCATGCGCTGTGGTGCCTGGATCGCGGGATTCCCGAGGCGCAGATCATGGACGTTCTGGGGATCGGACGCACCGCGCTGTGGCGCACCCGGTCGGCATACCTGCAAGGGGGCGTCGATCTGGCCGTGTTCGACGTTGCACGCTCGGGTCGGCCGCGACAGTACGACACCGATGCCGAGGCGCGCGTGACGGCACTGGCATGCTCGGCTGCGCCCGAGGGTCGCCAGCGCTGGACGATCGTCGAACTCGAACGTGCCGCGCGCCAGGAATTGGGCCTTGGCAACGTCAGTCGGGAAACCGTCCGGCGCATGCTAAAAAAAACGATCTCAAGCCCTGGCGACGGCTGA
- a CDS encoding YitT family protein — MDAPQSTTRPELLRHSRFDDAQAIFSGTLFVAIAMMLCGQAGLLTGGTAGVAFLLHYATGVSFGKVFFLVNLPFYWFAWRHMGRAFTVKTFSAIALLSVMTDWAPRYISIDSLHPAFAAVLGGLLLGTGCLFLARHRASLGGATVLTLYLQEKRGWPAGKVQIGIDCTVVLLALFVIPPQRVGWSVLAAVVMGLFLWINHKPGRYAAT, encoded by the coding sequence ATGGATGCGCCACAATCCACCACGCGGCCCGAACTGCTGCGTCACTCCCGCTTCGACGACGCGCAGGCCATCTTTTCGGGCACCCTGTTCGTCGCCATTGCCATGATGCTGTGCGGCCAGGCAGGCCTGCTCACGGGCGGCACGGCCGGTGTCGCGTTTCTCCTGCACTACGCCACCGGCGTGAGTTTCGGCAAAGTGTTCTTCCTGGTGAACCTGCCGTTCTACTGGTTCGCATGGCGCCACATGGGGCGGGCCTTCACGGTCAAGACTTTCTCGGCGATCGCACTGCTGTCGGTGATGACCGACTGGGCGCCGCGCTACATCTCGATCGATTCGCTGCACCCGGCCTTCGCGGCGGTGCTCGGCGGCCTGCTGCTGGGCACCGGATGCCTGTTCCTCGCGCGCCATCGCGCGAGCCTGGGCGGTGCTACGGTGCTGACGCTGTACCTGCAGGAAAAGCGCGGCTGGCCCGCCGGCAAGGTGCAGATCGGCATCGACTGCACGGTGGTGCTGCTCGCGTTGTTCGTGATTCCGCCGCAGCGCGTGGGGTGGTCGGTGCTGGCTGCGGTGGTGATGGGGCTTTTTCTGTGGATCAACCACAAGCCGGGGCGCTACGCTGCGACTTGA
- a CDS encoding ABC transporter substrate-binding protein, whose translation MLNRRTLLATASATVALASPVAGMAQGRKDAIVIGMALEPPGLDPTAGAAAAIAEVVQYNILETLTKINADGSVTPLLAESWEVSPDLKTYTFKLRRGVKYQNGEPFNASTVKFAFDRAGSEKSTNKDKRTFANLSTQVVDDYTVVIINKEIDPDLPFVLGQATAVIVEPKSADGNATKPVGTGPYKLDSWAKGSSLTLSKWDGFRSPATAKINKVTFRFISDTAAQAAALMAGDVDVFTRIGTRVVPQFKMNPQFQVILAGSRAKTILSINNKKKPLDDVRVRRAILAAIDRKAVIEGAADGFGVPIGSHYVPGAAGYVDTTGVNPFDIEKAKKLLAEAGVKTPLELTMTLPPPPYARQGGEVIVAQLAKIGITVKVQNVEWAQWLSGTYGNKDYDLSIVSHVEPFDLGNYAKPDYYWGYQSKAFNALFDKIRATANAAERNKLLGEAQKMLAVDAANGFLYQPQFPTIAKKNVKGIWKENPIFVNDLSALSWG comes from the coding sequence ATGTTGAACCGTCGCACCCTCCTTGCCACCGCCAGCGCCACCGTGGCACTGGCCTCTCCCGTCGCCGGCATGGCGCAGGGACGGAAGGACGCCATCGTGATCGGCATGGCGCTCGAGCCGCCGGGCCTCGACCCGACCGCCGGTGCCGCGGCCGCCATCGCGGAGGTGGTGCAGTACAACATCCTCGAGACGCTCACCAAGATCAACGCCGACGGCAGCGTCACGCCGCTCCTGGCCGAGAGCTGGGAAGTCTCTCCCGACCTGAAGACCTACACCTTCAAGCTCCGGCGCGGCGTCAAGTACCAGAACGGCGAGCCCTTCAACGCCAGCACCGTGAAGTTCGCCTTCGACCGCGCCGGCAGCGAGAAGAGCACCAACAAGGACAAGCGCACCTTCGCGAACCTGAGCACGCAGGTGGTCGACGACTACACCGTGGTGATCATCAACAAGGAAATCGATCCCGACCTGCCCTTCGTGCTGGGCCAGGCCACGGCCGTGATCGTCGAGCCCAAGAGCGCCGACGGCAACGCCACCAAGCCGGTCGGCACCGGCCCCTACAAGCTCGACAGCTGGGCCAAGGGCTCGTCGCTCACGCTGAGCAAGTGGGACGGCTTCCGCAGCCCGGCCACGGCCAAGATCAACAAGGTCACCTTCCGCTTCATTTCCGACACGGCTGCGCAGGCCGCCGCGCTGATGGCCGGCGACGTCGACGTGTTCACGCGCATCGGCACGCGCGTGGTGCCACAGTTCAAGATGAACCCGCAGTTCCAGGTCATCCTGGCCGGCTCGCGCGCCAAGACCATCCTTTCGATCAACAACAAGAAGAAGCCGCTGGACGACGTGCGCGTGCGCCGCGCCATCCTCGCGGCCATCGACCGCAAGGCCGTGATCGAAGGCGCGGCCGACGGCTTCGGCGTGCCGATCGGCAGCCACTACGTGCCGGGCGCCGCGGGCTATGTCGACACCACGGGCGTCAACCCCTTCGACATCGAAAAGGCCAAGAAGCTGCTGGCCGAGGCCGGCGTGAAGACGCCGCTCGAACTCACCATGACGCTGCCGCCGCCGCCCTATGCGCGCCAGGGTGGCGAGGTGATCGTGGCCCAGCTGGCCAAGATCGGCATCACGGTCAAGGTGCAGAATGTCGAGTGGGCGCAGTGGCTCAGCGGCACCTACGGCAACAAGGACTACGACCTGTCGATCGTCTCGCACGTCGAGCCTTTCGACCTCGGCAACTACGCCAAGCCCGACTACTACTGGGGCTACCAGTCGAAGGCCTTCAACGCGCTGTTCGACAAGATCAGGGCCACGGCCAATGCCGCCGAGCGCAACAAGCTGCTCGGCGAAGCGCAGAAGATGCTGGCCGTGGACGCGGCCAACGGCTTCCTCTACCAGCCGCAGTTCCCCACCATCGCGAAGAAGAACGTGAAGGGCATCTGGAAGGAGAACCCGATCTTCGTGAACGACCTCTCGGCGCTGTCGTGGGGATGA
- a CDS encoding transposase, with translation MLIAESRCPWRRARRPSWTTNTCARAPPICSWQSSPKAGQRVFSGTDHRGKTDFVGFVQALLTDTYATARRVHLVLDNLNIHFRKCFDDVLGVRAANTLLRRVCFHYTPKHASWLNMAEIEIGILTRQCLNRHLPSQQLLRREVDAWQADRNALRRTIEWKFTRQDADHKLGRHYVSKLTC, from the coding sequence TTGCTCATAGCCGAGAGCCGTTGCCCATGGCGCCGGGCGAGGCGGCCAAGCTGGACTACGAATACGTGCGCAAGGGCACCACCAATCTGTTCGTGGCAGTCGAGCCCGAAGGCGGGACAGCGCGTCTTCTCAGGTACCGATCACCGGGGCAAGACAGACTTCGTCGGCTTCGTCCAGGCACTTCTCACCGACACTTATGCGACGGCACGCCGCGTTCACCTCGTGCTGGACAACCTGAACATTCACTTCAGGAAATGCTTCGACGATGTGTTGGGAGTGCGCGCGGCCAACACGCTGTTGCGCCGGGTGTGCTTTCACTACACGCCCAAGCACGCAAGTTGGCTCAACATGGCAGAAATCGAGATCGGCATCCTCACGCGCCAATGCCTGAACCGCCACCTCCCCAGCCAGCAACTCCTGCGACGCGAAGTCGATGCCTGGCAAGCAGATCGAAACGCGCTGCGCCGAACCATCGAGTGGAAGTTCACTCGACAGGATGCAGATCACAAGCTCGGTCGTCATTACGTTTCGAAACTTACGTGTTGA
- a CDS encoding tetratricopeptide repeat protein has translation MPTATLHADSFGNPLTLDDAASLPLVEDFVMGFVSTEARAVNLLALAGSDASPMVQAYCATLHLFAESRDAAANARPFLAKARAASERATPRERRYIAAIEAWADGDIARAIALHAEQAREHPRDLVSVKLGQYHCFNTGDCPGMLRLALAALPAASDVSYVHGMAAFGYEQCHLMREAEASARRAIGMCRKEPWAHHALAHVMLTEGRLSEGLAFMQGVSDTWSGLNSFMVTHNWWHVALFLIELGRDGEALALYDREVWGVVKDYSQDQIGAVSLLARFELAGIDVGTRWDDVSSHLLQRTADHVLPFLDLQYLYGLARAGRPEADTLLRNIEAHAPRAPLSTRTAWEHVCVPAARGLAAHARGDFASAIEELGSALPRLLQIGGSHAQRDLFEQLYLDALVRTGSQATLMGAQGILQQQLNGQPESLRLRRQAGEVHARLGLEQLASRP, from the coding sequence ATGCCCACCGCCACCCTGCACGCCGACAGCTTCGGCAACCCGCTCACGCTCGACGACGCCGCCAGCCTGCCGCTGGTCGAAGACTTCGTCATGGGTTTCGTGTCGACCGAGGCGCGCGCGGTCAACCTGCTCGCCCTGGCCGGCAGCGACGCGAGCCCGATGGTGCAGGCCTACTGCGCAACGCTGCATCTCTTCGCCGAATCTCGCGACGCTGCAGCCAATGCACGGCCCTTTCTTGCCAAGGCCCGTGCCGCATCCGAGCGCGCCACGCCGCGCGAACGGCGCTACATCGCAGCCATCGAGGCCTGGGCCGATGGCGACATCGCCCGGGCCATCGCCCTGCACGCCGAGCAGGCGCGGGAGCATCCGCGCGACCTCGTATCGGTGAAGCTGGGGCAATACCACTGCTTCAATACCGGTGACTGCCCAGGCATGCTGCGCCTGGCACTCGCCGCGCTGCCGGCCGCGTCCGACGTGTCCTACGTGCACGGCATGGCGGCCTTCGGCTACGAGCAATGCCATTTGATGCGCGAGGCCGAGGCCAGTGCGCGACGCGCCATCGGCATGTGCCGCAAGGAGCCGTGGGCGCACCATGCGCTGGCGCATGTGATGCTTACCGAGGGCCGGCTCTCCGAGGGGCTGGCGTTCATGCAGGGCGTGAGCGACACCTGGAGCGGGCTCAATTCGTTCATGGTCACGCACAACTGGTGGCACGTGGCGCTGTTCCTGATCGAGCTCGGCCGCGACGGCGAAGCGCTCGCGCTGTACGACCGCGAGGTGTGGGGCGTGGTGAAGGACTATTCGCAGGACCAGATCGGCGCCGTCTCGCTGCTCGCGCGCTTCGAACTCGCGGGCATCGACGTCGGCACGCGATGGGACGACGTGAGCAGCCATCTGCTGCAGCGCACCGCCGACCATGTGCTGCCGTTCCTCGACCTGCAGTACCTGTATGGCCTGGCGCGCGCCGGCCGCCCCGAAGCAGATACGCTGCTGCGCAACATCGAGGCCCATGCGCCGCGCGCACCGCTTTCGACGCGCACGGCCTGGGAACACGTGTGCGTGCCGGCCGCGCGCGGGCTCGCGGCCCACGCGCGCGGCGATTTCGCTTCCGCCATCGAAGAGCTCGGCAGCGCCCTGCCGCGCCTGCTCCAGATCGGCGGCAGCCATGCGCAGCGCGACCTGTTCGAGCAGCTGTACCTCGATGCGCTCGTGCGCACCGGCAGCCAGGCCACGCTCATGGGCGCACAGGGCATCCTGCAGCAGCAGCTCAACGGCCAGCCCGAATCGCTGCGCCTGCGGCGCCAGGCCGGCGAGGTCCATGCGCGGCTCGGCCTCGAGCAGCTGGCTTCCCGTCCTTGA
- a CDS encoding ABC transporter substrate-binding protein, with protein sequence MLKRRTLLATGAAALAPLALPATAFAQRRKDAPVLALTLEPTGLDPTAKADAEIAEVVLYNVFETLTRINSDGSVSPLLAESWEVSPDLKTCTFKLRRGVRFHNGEPFDANTVKFSFDRAAAANSTNKDKRTFTNIATQVVDEHTVVLISKEIEPELLFLLGQASAIMVEPRTVETNAVKPVGTGPYRLDSWAKGSAIVLAKWDGWRNAGAVQIRKASFRFISEPAPQTTALLSGDVDLFPHASVSRSLPQFQNDKRFQVLFNASRGKTILAINNRRKPLDDVRVRRAIAAAIDRKAVIEAAADGRGVPIGSHYVPGAPGYVDTTGINPYNVEKAKQLLAEAGVKTPLELDLVLPPPPYARQGGELIAAQLAKVGIVARIQNVEWAQWISGTYGNKNYDLSLILHVEPFDLVNYTKPEYYWGYQSARFNEVFDKARNSARTADRLRYLGDAQRLLAEDAANVFLYQPQFITVAARGLRGLWKDTPIFVNDIAALSWS encoded by the coding sequence ATGCTCAAACGACGCACCCTGCTCGCCACCGGCGCCGCAGCCCTGGCCCCTCTCGCGCTGCCGGCAACCGCATTCGCGCAGAGAAGAAAGGACGCGCCGGTGCTGGCGCTCACGCTGGAGCCCACGGGGCTCGACCCCACGGCCAAGGCCGATGCCGAGATTGCGGAGGTGGTGCTCTACAACGTCTTCGAGACGCTCACCAGGATCAACTCCGACGGCAGCGTTTCGCCCCTGCTGGCCGAGAGCTGGGAAGTCTCGCCCGACCTCAAGACCTGCACCTTCAAGCTCCGGCGCGGCGTCAGGTTCCACAACGGCGAGCCCTTCGATGCGAACACCGTCAAGTTCTCGTTCGACCGCGCCGCCGCGGCCAACAGCACCAACAAGGACAAGCGCACCTTCACCAACATCGCCACGCAGGTCGTGGACGAGCACACGGTGGTGCTGATCAGCAAGGAGATCGAGCCCGAGCTGCTCTTCCTGCTGGGCCAGGCCTCCGCCATCATGGTCGAGCCCAGGACGGTGGAGACGAACGCCGTCAAGCCCGTAGGCACCGGTCCCTACCGGCTCGACAGTTGGGCCAAGGGCTCGGCCATCGTGCTCGCCAAGTGGGACGGCTGGCGCAACGCCGGCGCGGTGCAGATCCGCAAGGCGAGCTTCCGCTTCATCTCCGAGCCGGCCCCACAGACCACGGCGCTGCTCTCGGGCGACGTCGACCTGTTCCCACATGCCTCGGTCTCGCGCAGCCTGCCGCAGTTCCAGAACGACAAGCGCTTCCAGGTGCTCTTCAACGCCTCGCGCGGCAAGACCATCCTTGCCATCAACAACAGGCGCAAGCCGCTCGACGACGTGCGGGTGCGCCGCGCCATTGCCGCGGCCATCGACCGCAAGGCGGTGATCGAGGCCGCCGCGGACGGCCGCGGCGTGCCCATCGGCAGCCACTACGTGCCGGGCGCGCCGGGCTACGTCGACACCACGGGCATCAACCCCTACAACGTCGAGAAGGCGAAGCAGCTGCTGGCCGAGGCGGGCGTGAAGACGCCGCTCGAACTGGACCTGGTGCTGCCGCCCCCGCCCTATGCGCGGCAAGGCGGGGAGCTCATTGCCGCACAGCTCGCCAAGGTGGGCATCGTCGCCAGGATCCAGAACGTCGAGTGGGCACAGTGGATCAGCGGCACCTACGGCAACAAGAACTACGACCTCTCGCTGATCCTGCACGTCGAACCCTTCGACCTCGTGAACTACACCAAGCCCGAGTACTACTGGGGCTACCAGTCGGCCAGGTTCAACGAGGTGTTCGACAAGGCGCGCAACAGCGCGCGCACCGCCGATCGCCTGCGCTACCTGGGCGATGCGCAGCGGCTGCTGGCCGAGGACGCGGCCAATGTCTTCCTGTACCAGCCGCAGTTCATCACGGTGGCGGCGCGCGGCCTGCGCGGGCTCTGGAAAGACACGCCGATCTTCGTCAACGACATCGCCGCCCTCTCCTGGAGCTGA
- a CDS encoding tautomerase family protein, with protein sequence MPHIVVHLSGEPDAQLTRKTVDVVAELTQSVLGKQLPVIAITVQYIAADTWFIGGQSLASLGKSAFHLDISITDETNTKAEKARYLREVHAAMARLRPDLHEVSYIHVIDARGAAYGYGGKTQEYRHQQAGV encoded by the coding sequence ATGCCGCACATCGTTGTCCACCTCTCGGGCGAGCCCGACGCCCAGCTCACACGCAAGACGGTCGACGTGGTCGCCGAACTGACCCAGAGCGTGCTCGGCAAGCAGCTGCCGGTGATTGCCATCACGGTGCAGTACATCGCCGCCGACACATGGTTCATCGGCGGGCAGTCGCTGGCCTCGCTCGGCAAGTCGGCCTTCCACCTCGACATCAGCATCACGGACGAAACCAACACCAAGGCGGAAAAGGCGCGCTACCTGCGCGAGGTGCATGCCGCCATGGCGCGGCTGCGGCCCGACCTGCACGAGGTCTCGTACATCCACGTGATCGACGCCCGCGGCGCGGCCTACGGCTACGGCGGAAAGACGCAGGAATACCGCCACCAGCAAGCGGGCGTTTGA
- a CDS encoding LysR family transcriptional regulator codes for MQTFDLEQLRTLAAVIDAGSLTAAAPRVFLSQSSVSEQIRKLEERAGQSLLTRSKAGVAPTEAGTRLLAYARRILALSDEAFRDLHGEMLQGELRLAVTDYFRPGDLTRLLGRLGESYPQVRLNVSIMKSDALRAAYAHGDFDVGLAMNIAGTSSSPEQGAKAPVIRRESLVWLGAVGMRLARGEPVRLLALPDTCSLHQYTVALLRRRRVPYVLAHVASGVAGLQSALAAGLGVACLNESAVCEGVARLAPPHGLPALPRVAFQFLPARRGETEFVTRAREMLATYLV; via the coding sequence ATGCAGACCTTCGATCTGGAACAGCTTCGCACCCTGGCCGCGGTGATCGATGCCGGCAGCCTCACGGCCGCGGCGCCGCGCGTGTTCCTGTCGCAGTCGTCGGTCAGCGAGCAGATACGCAAGCTCGAGGAGCGGGCAGGGCAGTCGCTGCTCACGCGCAGCAAGGCCGGCGTGGCGCCGACCGAGGCCGGCACGCGGCTCCTGGCCTATGCGCGCCGCATCCTCGCGCTCAGCGACGAGGCGTTCCGCGATCTGCACGGCGAAATGCTGCAGGGCGAATTGCGGCTCGCCGTGACCGACTACTTTCGTCCCGGCGATCTCACGCGGCTGCTGGGGCGCCTCGGCGAGAGCTATCCGCAGGTGCGGCTGAACGTGAGCATCATGAAGAGCGACGCGCTGCGGGCCGCCTATGCGCACGGCGATTTCGACGTGGGGCTGGCAATGAATATCGCCGGAACATCGTCTTCGCCGGAGCAAGGCGCAAAGGCACCGGTGATCCGGCGCGAATCGCTGGTGTGGCTCGGCGCGGTCGGCATGCGGCTGGCGCGGGGTGAGCCGGTTCGGCTGCTGGCCTTGCCGGACACCTGCTCACTGCATCAGTACACCGTGGCGCTGTTGCGGCGGCGCCGGGTGCCGTATGTGCTGGCGCACGTGGCTTCGGGCGTGGCGGGATTGCAGTCGGCGCTGGCCGCGGGGCTGGGCGTGGCCTGCCTGAACGAATCGGCGGTGTGCGAAGGGGTCGCTCGGCTCGCACCGCCGCACGGACTGCCGGCCCTGCCCCGGGTCGCGTTCCAGTTCCTGCCCGCGCGCCGCGGAGAGACCGAGTTCGTGACGCGGGCGCGGGAGATGCTGGCGACCTACCTGGTCTGA